The genomic interval TTAAGGCTAATTTGGGCCCCTTTGGAGGATGTGATCAGGATGTAATCAGtggaaagaggaaatttaaatatTTCCAGAGAGCAACCTCTTAAAACACTGGCCCACTGCAATTGTTTCCTACCACCTGATGCTGAGCTGGCAGAGAAGTTTGATGTGTGATTCTGGCAACGCCATCCAAAATCCCAAACAGGAAGTGTATATGTGGTGTGACCATTTATATGTGTGAACACATGTGCACGTGTGCCCCGTTCTCCAGCCTTTATGGAACACCACGGGGATAGGTAGGGAAGGGGGTGGTCTCAGTTGGAGCCTAGGAGGACAATATCAGCAAGCAATGCCAATTTCTTGACTTCCAGTTGACAGAGAACTATGCCAAGGCTTTTCCTTGTTATTTCCCTTTGTTCTGAtagaatttttgtttctgtttccctcCGCGAACATTAGTTGCATTGggggttttttggttgttgttgtcttttaaatttatttctttaattgaaataagtttacagtgttgtgttaatttctggtatacagcagagtgattcagttttatatatttatatactttttcagactcctttccattgtggtttatcacaggatattgagtataggtTCCTGTTCTATGCAGTAGAAACTTGTTCTTTATCCATgctatatataacagtttgcatctgctaatccccaatGCTCAATCCATTTCTCCcttgaagtgaaaaaaagaagggcttcccaggtggctcagatagtaataatgcctacaatgcaagaaatccaggttcagtccctggattgggaagatcccctggagaagggaatggcaacccatttcagcattcttgcctggagaattccgtgggcagaggagcctggtgggctgcagtctatcgggtcacaaagagttgacctgatctcaaactcctaatccaAATTGGGACATCAAATCCAGAGAGCcaaatgtcagaaaaacaaaatgatttaatCTGCAAAATGATAGCTGTTTCGAAATGTGCTTGATGTCAAGGCAAACCTGACATCAAACACCCTTGAAAGTCCTGCAGTTGAGTAAAGACTCAGGACCCCAGACTGGGCGGAGGCCTTGTGGGTGGGTCTCCAGGCTTCTCCGACCTGGGGCTAGGATGTGGGCAAGGATGGGGGTGGATGCGGTCAGCTGCATCAGGCTCTGATAAATCTTTTCAGAGGGGCTCATACCATGGGTCCAAGGACCAAAGGACAAAACTGGGAACTGTTCCCAAATGGGGCCACCTGGGCACAAAGATACAGAAGTAATTCTTACGGACACCTTCCCCCACTTTTCCACCACATTTATGTCATTTTCGCTTAGTCCATGGGTTCTGAAAATTTCCTTCTCCTGATCAAATTGTTCTCAGTCAAAGCCACCATCGATTTGTAGCTCTGTGCAGGTCCCCTGAGTCAGTGCTGGGTGTATTCGGGGACACAGATGGATGGCACAGGGTCTTCCCTAGGCCTCAGCAGGTTGGTAGCCAGAGGAAAGGCCGAAGCTTGTAACCCAGGCCACAAATCCTGAACAagggtggcagagcctggtgtAATTAAACTCCCAGCAGGGCTCAGTTGCCCAATAAGCTTGTGGGCAGCACCCTCTGCTGGTGTCTTGGCATTAAGACTTCAGCTGCTGAAAGACCAGTAGATTCAAGAGAACAGACTTACCAATTATAACTTTTTGTTTCTACTCAATTCATTAATATGCTCACTGTCAAAAACTTGAGACACAGAAAAGCACCCATGATCACACAACCACAAAAGTATGCTCTGTGTTAACAACTGAACCCCAGTATCAGAGAAACACATGCTGGCAAATACACCTCCAAGTTTTCTCTAGGTCTATGTTTTGAGAATATAGATGGGTAGATAAATagatgcatacatacatacatgctaagtcacttcactcgtgtctgactctttgtgaccccatggactggctccccgatcctccaggcaagaatactggcatgggttgccttttccttctccaggggatcttcctgaaccagggatcacacccacgtCTCTtatttaccgctagcaccacatACAtgctatatatttaatatatatactgGTTAAGAGCATTTGTATCCCAACTCAGCTACCTAagagctttgtgaccttgggcaagttacctgacctctctgtgcATCAGCTTCctgacattattattattgaaatcaGTAAGCTTGCTTCACCCCAGTGTGCTGGAAAGATGAGTTTCCTGCACCACGCTCTCTCCTCCAGTCACAGTGGCCTGCCCTCTCCCCGTTGTATACAAAAATTGCTAAGTGTCACCCTGTGTCATCCAGTGACAAGgtgaaaaaggaggagaaagagaaaaaggaagacccCAAGAAAGAGGAGTAAGTACTAAGAGAAACTGCCCCCAAAGAGGGGAAGTTCGGGGGTCACAGCACGCCTGGTCCCtccctggggaggagagaggggcctgACCCCGTGGGGCCTCGGGGTCAGCCCTGGAGAGGGGGCTGCTTAGGGCTATGGAAAAGGACTTGGTTTCAGGCAGGGATCAGGCCTGCTGAAATCATGTGAGGGTCTCATTCTGCGGGGAAAGTCGGGGACCTCAGAGTGGGGCTTGTAGGTAGGCAGGGTGTTCTGCAGCCCTGGGTGGgcagctggggacttccctgggagcctGCTCCAGTGCCCTCTCCTGGGGCTTTCTGTTTGCCCACCATGTCATCTTCACAGTTGGGATATGAGAAGCCCCTCTCCCGGGCACTAGAAAATACCATGTTCACAAACTAATTCAAACCCAGTGATGATGAGTCTTGGTGGTTGGGAATGTCCAAAGCCCCGTCAGTGAGAAACTGATCTTGCATTTGCTGAGTTGAGGTGCAAGCAGAAAGGCAACCCAGGATGTCCTCTGGGGTGCAGGAGCAGCTCTGCAGGCCTAGTGGGCATGGTAGGGAGTTGGCATGGGGGAGGAGACAGGTGGACCCAAAGAAAAGATCTCCAGTACCACCTATAAATTCTAACCCTCCAAAAATCctgaaaaggaaagcagaaagcaCCCTAAGCTATTTCTTCCACTCAGTCTTGGCTGACATAACTGCAGTGATTCCCAGGTTGGTGGTTTTCAGTGGGAGGCAGGACCCCAGTGCTCGGAAGTGAGGCTTTAGAACATCTGCACAAATGCAGTTAGTGAAGTGGACAGAGCACCTTCCTGAAGGGGAGCCCCGGGGTCCCAAGGTCAGTCCAGAGAGGAGCTGCCTCAGAACCACCTGGGGCGAGGGTCAAATGCACATTTCCAGACCCCAGCCCGGGAGGAGTCTGGGTGGGCCTGGGAACTTGCATTTTCCCAAAGCTTCCCTGAGGTGGTTCCAACATCACTGTGCTCCGCTTTCCTCCCTGGCACCCTGCAGTGCCTGGATGACACCACAGGGCACGTGGGAATGTCATCACCATGGTTTTAGAGTTACCGTGGCTTCCTGGGGCTGGCAGAGAAGGCCCTCTACAGGGACACCCACAGGAGCCCCGCTGAGATTGATAGCACCCTATCTGGGAAGTCATCTCTTCCGCTGCAGCCCACAGCTGCCCTGGGGTCTGTAAGCTAGACCAGGTCTCTAAACCCCTCCAGAGCTGCAGACTTCCAACACACTGCGCTGTTTGTGTGGGCATTCCCAGGAAGAAGAAGGACAGTGTTGTGGTGGACCCTTCCAGCAACATGTACTACCACTGGCTGACTGTCATCGCCGTGCCTGTCTTCTACAACTGGTGTCTGCTCGTGTGCAGGTAGCGAAGAGGGGCAGCTAGGGACAGAGCTCTGAGTGCCCGGGGGCTACCCTCCGGCTAGATGTGCCTCAATCTCTCTGTCCacagtcgctcagtagtatctgactctttgtgaccccatggactgtagcccaccaggctcctctgtccatgggattctccccgcaagaatactagagtgggctgccatgcccccctccagggctcTGTCCATAAGGAAGGGCTCAAAGAAGGAGCACCAGTGGGGACCTGTGTTTGAGATCAAAGCAAAGGGCCTGGCACCCTGGAGCCTTCCTAACTGAGTCACAGGAGGAAGATGCAAGAGCGAGTTTTTGCTCTCCtgaggggaagtgggaggggtgGGTCACTCCTGAGCTGACCTGCAGGACGGTGGTGTAGGTAACAGGTGGTGTTCTCCGCTGGTTGTGggctttcttgtttgttttgtattaATTCTTATTGGCATATAGtatatttacaatgttgcgttagtttcagggGTTCAGCAAAGTGAGtctgttacatatatacatacatctactgatttttagtttgtttcccTGTGTAAGTCATACAGAGAGTTGCCTGAGCTATACTATAAGTCTTTATTAGATGTCTTATTAGTTACTTaacatatagcagtgtgtatgtcCATCCCAGTCTGGACCAACCTCACCCACCAGGGGGCAGACACCAGAGGGGGGCTTTGGGCTTTCTGAGCTGTTTGGGGTGCATGGTGAGCTACTATTTTGTGGGGGGAGATGTGAGTTGTTCCATTGTTAATCTCTAGAAGTTGTTGTATCTTTGTTGGCATTTGGCCCCAGAAAGGGCAAATTCTCAGCCCCTTCATCTGACTCTACCACTGAGGCCTGGAAAAACTGCTCCCTCCCCAGTGTGGGGAAGGGGCCATCACTTACTGTCAAGAGGCAACAGGGCCCACTCTTTGGGGTCAGTCTCAGCTCTTCTTAGGAGGTCTGTGACCTCGAGGCAGAAAAGCTTCTGAGCACCCGGGCGCCTCATTGAGGCCAGGGTGGGGTGCTGGGATACAGCACTGCAGGCTGGGCTGCTGGCGGGATGAACTGAGCCCCAGTTTGTAGCGCTGCCCACCCTGGGCCCTCCCCCACACGGCCCTTCTTGCACTTTTCTAGGGCCTGTTTCGATGAGCTCCAGTCCGAGCACCTGATGCTTTGGCTGGTCCTGGACTACTCAGCGGACATCCTCTATGGCGTGGATGTGCTGGTCCGAGCCCGGACAGGTGAGTGGGCCTGGGCCCTGGGTCCTAGATCCCACAACATGCAGCAGTCGGGGGCCGAGGGGGGGCCAAGGGGGGGCCgggccctggggcctgggggcAGGTTCAGGGAGATCCAGAACAGTCGCCCTTGGGGTTCCTCTTCGTGGACAGTCAGAAGAGCCAGGGCATGTTACCCGTGGCTTTCAGAGTAGGTGTAATATACAGAGAACTAAAATCTGAAATAGGGCCTAGGAGGGTGTGATTTCCTTCAGATTAAGACAGCCTGTGAGCTGCGATCCTCTGCCAGAGTGCGGTGCAGCAACAGAATACAAAGGATCtataggaaatgaaaaataactatcCCCATATGCACACCACCTAAGCCACACCTCCAGCCCAACCCACaggtccacccccaccccaccccacttaaGAAACCAGCCCAGCTTCAGGGAGCCAGCAAAGATGGCTGTGACTTGTCTCACTGCCTAGTGCTACTGCTGCCCgagccccagtaaagccttgcttGAATTCCTGGTCTTTCCTGGTCTGGTCTCTCACCAGTTTCTGCTGATTAAAGAGTCCAAGGACCCCAGACAGTAACAAGACCACCTCTAGCTGTGAGCCGGGCCTAAAGCTGCACCCATGCCTCAGTCTCCAAGCTGTGCATCCTTGAGGATCCTCTTTCTGATTTGCACAAAGACATCACATAAGCTGGCAGCGGCCCTGCTTGTCACTTccaaggtttttgtttgtttgtttttgttttttgttgttgttgtttttaaatttttatttttactttattttactttacaatactgtattggtttagccatacattgacatgaatccaccacgagtgtacatgtgatcccaaacatgaacccccctcccacctccctccccacaacatccctctgggtcatccccgtgcaccagccccaagcatgctgtatcctgcatcggatatagactggtgattcgattcttacatgatattatacatgtttcaatgccattctcccaaatcatcccaccttctccctctccctctgagtccaaaagtccgctatatacatctgtgtcttttttgctgtcttgcatacagggccatcattgccatctttctaaattccatatatatgtgttagtatactgtattggtgtttttctttctggcttacttcactctgtataatcggctccagtttcatccacctcatcagaactgattctaatgtattctttttaacagctgagtaatactccattgtgtatatgtaccacagctttcttatccattcatctgctaatggacatctaggttgtttccatgtcctggctattataaacagtgctgcgatgaacattggggtacatgtgtctctttcaattctggtttcctcggtgtgtatgcccagcagtgggattgctgggtcatatggcagttctatttgcaattttttaaggaatctccacactgttttccatagtggtggtactagtttgcattcccaccaacagtgtaagagggttcccttttctccacaccctctccagcatttattgcttgcagatttttggatcgcagacattctgactggtgtgaagtggtacctcattgtggttttgatttgcatttctctaataatgagtgatgttgagcatcttttcatgtgtttgttagccatccgtatgtcttctttggagaaatgtctatttagttctttggcccattttttgattgggtcgtttatttttctggaattgagttgcgtaagttgcttgtatatttttgagattagttgtttgtcaattgcttcatttgctattattttctcccattcagaaggctgtcttttcaccttgcttatattttcctttgttgtgcagaagcttttaattttaattagatcccatttgtttatttttgcttttatttccagtattctgggaggtggatcatagaggatcctgctgtgatttatgtgggagagtgttttgcctatgttctcctctaggacttttatagtttctggtcttacatttagatctttaatccattttgagtttattttcgtgtgcagtgttagaaagtgatctagtttcattcttttaaaagtggttgaccagttttcccagcaccacttgttaaagagattgtctttactccactgtatattcttgcctcctttgtcaaagataaggtgtccatatgtgtgtggatttatctctgggctttctattttgttctattgatctatatttctgtctttgtgccagtaccatactgtcttgatgactgtggctttgtagtagagcctgaagtcaggcaagttgattcctccagttccattcttctttctcaagattgctttggctattcgaggttttttgtatttccatacaaatcttgaaattatttgttctagttctgtgaaaaatatcgctggtagcttgatagggattgcattgaatttgtaaattgctttgggtagtatactcattttcactgtattgattcttccgatccatgaacatggtatatttctccatctattagtgtcctctttgatttctttcatgggtgttttatagttttctatatataggtctttagtttctgtaggtagatatattcctaagtattttaaataaaattctagcaatcagaatccaacaacacattaaaaagatcatacaccatgaccaagtgggctttatcccagggatgcaaggattcttcaatatccgcaaatcaatcaatgtaattcaccacattaacaaattgaaaaataaaagccatatgattatctcaatagatgcagagaaggcctttgacaaaattcaacatccatttatgataaaaactctccagaaagcaggaatagaaggaatatgcctcaacataataaaagctatatatgacaaacccacagcaaacattatcctcaatggtgaaaaattgaaagcatttcccctaaagtcaggaacaagacaagggtgccctctttcaccgctactattcaacatagttctggaagttttggccacagcaatcagagcagaaaaagaaataaaaggaatccaaattggaaaagaagaagtaaaactctctctgtttgcagatgacatgatcctctatgtagaaaaccctaaagactccaccagaaaattactagagctaatcaatgaatatagtaaagttgcaggatataaaatcaacacacagaaatcccttgcattcgtatacactaataatgagaaagtagaaaaagaaattagggaaacaattccattcaccattgcaacgaaaagaataaaatacttaggaatatatctatctaaagaaacttcCAAGGTTTTTAAACTAAAAACTGTGCTGTGGTTGTGGATACAAACACCACCAGATCACAGCACAACCTTGGGCAGCTTTATAATACACAAAGCATTCCAAGCACATCTTGTTTTGTCATAAGAACTGCTGCAAGAGACAAGAAGCGTGGGTGGGATTATCTCCATCTTATTGCTTTAGAAACCAGGGCCCAGAAGTGCTGAGTGACCAGCCTGTGGGAtcctaactccctgaccagggatggaacccacatcgcctgcattgaaaggtgaagtcttaaccactggaccactagggaattcccatgGGCAAGGCCATGCCCCATTAGTAACTGGTAAAGTCAATTTGCTAGGCCATGACcagtgtttttaaagtttttattgttaatattttcaaacatataaAACTGAGGGAGCACTGTTAGGAATCCCCATGTATCCTCATCCAGCTCCAACTGTTATCAACACTTTGCTAATTTTGGTTCATTTATCCTCCCACACCCTGTTCTTGGATGGAGGTTTTTTAAAGTGACTCTCAGACAGTAACCATGTTAGCATGTAGCTTTAACCAGGACCCATTCTTTAGAATATAACTTCAATTTATCTCTTAAAATTTAATAATCTTTCTTCACTACTATCAAATACCCAATCCACATTCAAATTTACCCAGTTGAcctgtatttttaattgaataaaataGATTAGATGATCTGATAGAAAATACCAGAGCACGTTTCCTGTGATAATAGTGAGCATGGCTTTTGGAAATtgtttctattatatatatatatataaaaccacatCCTGTGTAGTCACAAGGTAAAATATCTTTCTGTGGGCCACGACCATAAACAGGCAGCCTCTTTGATGCCCACGTGATCTGTCTTCTCCCTTAGGCTTCCTGGAGCAAGGCCTGATGGTCATGGACGCCAGCCGGCTGTGGAAGCACTACACGAAGACCCTGCACTTCAAGCTGGACGTGCTGTCCCTGGTCCCCACAGACCTGGCTTATCTTAAGCTGGGCATGAACTACCCAGAACTGAGGTTCAACCGCCTACTGAAGTTGCCCCGGCTCTTCGAGTTCTTTGACCGCACAGAGACAAGGACCAACTACCCCAAcatgttcaggattgggaacttggTCTTGTACATCCTCATCATCATCCACTGGAATGCCTGCATCTACTTTGCCATTTCCAAGTTCATCGGTTTTGGGACCGACTCCTGGGTCTACCCAAACATCTCCAACCCAGAGTATGGGCGCCTCTCCAGAAAGTACATTTACAGTCTCTACTGGTCCACCTTGACCCTGACCACCATTGGGGAGACCCCGCCCCCTGTAAAAGACGAGGAGTATCTCTTTGTGGTCATCGACTTCCTGGTGGGCGTCCTGATTTTTGCCACCATCGTGGGCAACGTGGGCTCCATGATCTCAAACATGAACGCCTCACGGGCCGAGTTCCAGGCCAAGATCGATTCCATCAAGCAGTACATGCAGTTCCGCAAGGTGACGAAGGACTTGGAGACACGGGTGATCCGCTGGTTCGACTACCTGTGGGCCAATAAGAAGACAGTGGATGAGAAGGAGGTGCTCAAGAGCCTCCCCGACAAGCTGAAGGCCGAGATCGCCATCAACGTGCACCTGGACACCCTGAGGAAGGTCCGAATCTTCCAGGACTGCGAGGCGGGGCTGCTGGTGGAGCTGGTGCTGAAGCTGCGGCCGGCAGTGTTCAGCCCCGGGGACTACATCTGCAAGAAGGGGGACATCGGGAGGGAGATGTACATTATCAAGGAGGGCAAGCTGGCAGTGGTGGCCGAGGACGGCATCACCCAGTTCGTGGTCCTCGGCGACGGGAGTTACTTCGGGGAGATCAGCATCTTGAACATCAAGGGGAGCAAGTCCGGGAACCGCCGCACAGCCAACATCAGGAGCATCGGCTACTCCGACCTGTTCTGCCTCTCCAAGGATGACCTGATGGAGGCGCTCACCGAGTACCCCGAGGCCAAGAAGgcgctggaggagaaggggcggcAGATCCTCATGAAGGACAACCTGATTGATGAGGAGCTGGCCAAGGCCGGGGCTGACCCCAAGGACATCGAGGAGAAGGTGGAGCACCTCGAGACCTCCCTGGACACCCTGCAGACCAGGTTCGCGCGGCTCCTGGCTGAGTACAACGCCACTCAGATGAAGGTGAAGCAGCGGCTCAGCCAGTTGGAAAGCCAGGTGAAGATGGGCCTCCCGCCTGATGGGGATGCTCCGCAAACGGAGGCCAGTTAGCCCTGAAGACACAGGTGCCGTCTCCCGCCTCCCTGGGGCGGCGGTCAGTGCGACGCTGCCCGGCACGGGGCTCGCTGGGACCGCATTCTAGCTTTCCCCACCCTCTGTGAGCTGCGTGGCCTTGGGGCAGAGCCTTGGTTTTCCTCATCTAGACGATGGAACTCTTTATGTCTGTCCCAGTTAAGTGACAGGTTGCAGCGAACTCCTCAAGAAACGCTTCGTGGGGCAGGGTTTTGTGAAGTGTGAGATATCTCCAGGCCAAGAGTATAAAAATGGGAGCacagaagttttttgttttttaaatccgtGAGGAATATTTAGACTCCTGAACTTCATTTTTTTGTAAATGGGAGGTTATTTACTTAACCACCCCTCCTGCCCCTCACTCCACCACCTCCTGATGAGGGAGTGGTAACAGAAGCTGAGAGTACACGTGGTAACTCAGATTGGATACACGAAACAGCTTGGGCATATTTCTGACTTGGGTATGTCCTTGTGTGTTCTTTCATGCCGTGACAGGCACAAAGAACGAAGCCAGGTCATCCCGGCTGAGGCCATTTCAAGTCTGAGAAGCAAATCCAGGTGCCCTGCCATCAACTCCTGTGAAACCAGAATCTGTTTCCTGGCAAAGAGCATCTCCATTAGGGAAAGGGCCATCTCCTAACTCCCCAACAGGCTTCAAAGACAGCCTCTGTCCCAGTCCCTGATTCGGGGCCCTGGGACAGCctgttctggcctggaggggagagtcATGTTGGGAAAGTTTCCCAAGTTGGAGGTTGGAATGGGGTCCTAAGGCAAACAAGCTGACCACTAAGACTTTCAAGAGACAAGACCCTTAGGCCATGTCTTTCCAAACTGTCCCTGCACCCTGGAACAGGAAGCCTCACTCTCCCTTGGAATTACATCCTGAGGCAAAGCTCTTAGACAAAAATGTGCCGAGTATCGACCTGGCTCTTTTTGTTTAATCCAGTATATAATATTACATTAAGATTTTAGAATATCTATAGATTAGGGTTAATGGTCCATCCTCTGCTTCATACACATTGTAAATTACCCAAGACAAGTCACTCTCCTGATGCAGGGAAGCCATATATGCAGGTTTTCCTGCTCCTCTCTCCAATCTCATCTCCccgtcttccttccttccttcccttctcttcctcctcttcttctttcttcctatGCTCTTTCCTTCTCAGACAAGATGCCCCATGTCCTTTGGAAACCTCGAAGTCTCTGTGGTCTAAGTTACAATCCATATGCTACATAACTGGGCCCTAATGTAGTTCATACAAAAAGTGCTGCCTTTTCAAGTATGCATTTTGGATTTACATGGGTCTGTTCTGGTTTCTACTATGGATCATTTgaccattttaactttttaaaagaaatttcaaagaacTGTTAAAGAAAGATCTGGTCCAAGCTCTTATCATCAGCACAATGTAACTAGCAACGTGTTATCAAAATGCACATGTTTTAAAAGCCTTAACCATTAATTTTGCCTACGCAGGAAAAATAGAGACctggatttaaaaaaacactgaatGGCTCCTGCTTCATGTTTTGTCATAAGTGAAAACTCACATGGTCACGTACCCTGGGGTATGTTTCTAGAGCAATGAGCCCAGCTTCCCCAAAGGAACGGGCACTGGTGAGCAGGTTTCACACAGGCACCGTGTGAGGGGGTGTGTACAAAAAGCAGGCAAGGAAAGACAAACAGGCCTGTGACATTCGTCAGAGTGAGCAGCTCAAAGCATTCAGTTATATAAAATGTGTATCCCAGGCGGGATGCTAAGCCTGTTGGCAACATTTGTCCCAGGTCACCATGGGGGTGGTGGTCAGGCAGTCTAGGAAGGCATGGATGTTCAGGAAGCCAGATAAGCATTTCCCCAAATTTGTCCAATGCTTACGCCCAAGAAGTTTGGGTAATAAGTTAGAATATGGGCTTCGGTGTGAGGGGGTTGGGACTGCTCTTGTTCAAGTCACGACTCTGCCCCTCAGGCAGGTTATTTGACCTCACTATACCTGGCTTTCCTCACCCGAAAAATGGGAACTACGTTGCCCACCTCGCAGAGTTGTTGTGaacaaactttaaaattatacagtatAATGAAGATGGCCCTTCAACCTCTTGGGTGCAGAAAATGTCACATTATTATCCTGGAGGAATAAATGAACACAGTTTCATCTAGTTGGCCCTTGGCTGCTGAGGTTGCTGGGAAATTGTCTCAGATTGTTTTCAGGACTTCCATTCACTGTC from Budorcas taxicolor isolate Tak-1 chromosome 11, Takin1.1, whole genome shotgun sequence carries:
- the CNGA3 gene encoding cyclic nucleotide-gated cation channel alpha-3, with amino-acid sequence MAEVVFTGPSLWRPQQMECVDTAIQQPPWGGMRHSEKMAKISTQYSHPTRTHPSVRTTDRDLDCIENGLSRTHLPCEETSSELQEGIAMETRGLAESRQSSFTSQGPTRLSRLIISLRAWTARHLHQEDQRPDSLLEHFHGAELKEVSSQESHTQFNVGSQDPPDRGRSDWPLARNNTNTCNNSEKDDKVKKEEKEKKEDPKKEEKKKDSVVVDPSSNMYYHWLTVIAVPVFYNWCLLVCRACFDELQSEHLMLWLVLDYSADILYGVDVLVRARTGFLEQGLMVMDASRLWKHYTKTLHFKLDVLSLVPTDLAYLKLGMNYPELRFNRLLKLPRLFEFFDRTETRTNYPNMFRIGNLVLYILIIIHWNACIYFAISKFIGFGTDSWVYPNISNPEYGRLSRKYIYSLYWSTLTLTTIGETPPPVKDEEYLFVVIDFLVGVLIFATIVGNVGSMISNMNASRAEFQAKIDSIKQYMQFRKVTKDLETRVIRWFDYLWANKKTVDEKEVLKSLPDKLKAEIAINVHLDTLRKVRIFQDCEAGLLVELVLKLRPAVFSPGDYICKKGDIGREMYIIKEGKLAVVAEDGITQFVVLGDGSYFGEISILNIKGSKSGNRRTANIRSIGYSDLFCLSKDDLMEALTEYPEAKKALEEKGRQILMKDNLIDEELAKAGADPKDIEEKVEHLETSLDTLQTRFARLLAEYNATQMKVKQRLSQLESQVKMGLPPDGDAPQTEAS